CGCCACGCGGCAGCAGCGTGCCGCGCTCGGCCGCGCCCACCGCAAAGCCCGCCAGGTCATAGTCGCCATCGGCATAGAGGCCCGGCATCTCCGCCGTCTCGCCGCCGATGAGCGCGCAGCCGGCCTGGCGGCAGCCGATGGCGATGCCCTTGACCACCTGCGCGCCAGCCTCCGGCGACAGCTTGCCGGTGGCGAAATAGTCGAGGAAGAACAGCGGCTCCGCGCCCTGGACCACAAGGTCGTTGACGCACATGGCGACGAGGTCGATGCCGATCGTGTCGTGCCGGCCCGTCTCGATGGCGATCTTGATTTTGGTGCCGACGCCGTCATTGGCCGCCACCAGCACCGGATCCTTGAAGCCCGCGGCCTTCAGGTCGAACAGGCCGCCGAAGCCGCCGATCTCGGCATCGGCGCCGGGCCGGGCGGTGGCCCGCACCAGCGGCTTGATCATGTCGACCATGCGGTTGCCGGCATCGATGTCGACGCCAGCTTGCGAATAGGTCAGGCCATCGGGGCGGGAAGGGGTCTCGGTCACGGGCTTTGTCTCGCTGATGGTGCCCGATTAGCCCTTGCCGGGCCGCCCCGCAACGGCCAAGCCGCGCCAGCGCGTCTTTTCCCCGCCGTCGGAGGTCCTTCTCCGCCCAGCGGTATCTGCGGGATTGACGCTGCGGGTCCGTCGTCGCATGACCGGAGCAGGAGACACAGGGCATGACAAAGTCGATCACCGACGATCTCAAATCCGGCGCGCTCGTCTATCACCGCCTGCCGCGGCCGGGAAAGCTGGAGATCCGCGCCACCAAGCCGCTCGCCAACCAGCGCGATCTGGCGCTCGCCTATTCGCCGGGCGTCGCTGCGGCCTGCGAGGCGATCGTCGCCGATCCCGCCCAGGCGGCCGAACTGACCGCGCGGGCGAATCTCGTCGCCGTCGTCTCCAACGGCACCGCCGTGCTCGGCCTCGGTGACATCGGCCCGCTGGCCGGCAAGCCGGTGATGGAAGGCAAGGCGGTCCTGTTCAAGAAGTTCGCCGGCATCGACGTCTTCGACATCGAGATCGACGCCCGCGAGGTCGACCGCATCGTCGACGTGGTCGCGGCGCTGGAGCCGACCTTCGGCGGCATCAACCTCGAGGACATCAAGGCCCCCGAGTGCTTCGAGGTGGAAAAGCGCCTGCGCGAGCGCATGGGCATTCCGGTCTTCCACGACGACCAGCACGGCACCGCCATCATCGTCGCCGCCGCGGTGACCAATGCGCTGGAGCTGATGGGCAAGTCCTTCGGCGACGTGAAGATCGTCGCCTCCGGCGCGGGCGCTGCCGCCATCGCCTGCCTCAACCTGCTGCGGGAGCTTGGCGCCAAGACCGAGAACATCTGGGTCTCCGACATCGAGGGCGTCGTCTACAAGGGCCGCGAGAAGCTCATGGACCCCTACAAGGCGGTCTATGCCAAGGACACCAACGCCCGCACCCTCGGCGACATCATCGGTGACGCCGACATCTTCCTCGGCCTCTCCGCCGCCGGCGTGCTGAAGCCCGACATGGTCCAGCGCATGGCCAAGGGCCCGCTGATCATGGCGCTGGCCAATCCGAATCCCGAGATCATGCCGGAGGAGGCGCGCGCCGCCCGCCCCGATGCGATGATCTGCACGGGCCGGTCCGACTATCCGAACCAGGTCAACAACGTCCTGTGCTTCCCCTACATCTTCCGCGGCGCGCTGGATTGCGGCGCCACCGCCATCAACGAGGCGATGAAGCTCGCCGCCGTCCGCGCCATCGCCGGCCTTGCCCGCGAGGCGCCGTCCGACGTGGTCGCCCGCGCCTATGGCGGCGAGGTCGGCACCTTCGGCGCCGGCAACCTCATTCCGTCGCCCTTCGACCCGCGCCTCATCCTGCGCATCGCGCCCGCCGTTGCCCGCGCCGCCATGGAGACCGGCGTCGCCACCCGCCCGATCACCGATTTCAAGGCCTACGAGGCCGAGCTCTCGCGCTTCGTCTTCCGCTCCGGCCTGCTGATGAAGCCGGTCTTCGACAAGGCGCGGCAGAACCCCAAGCGCGTCATCTATGCCGAGGGCGAGGATGAGCGCATCCTCCGGGCTGCGCAGGTCGTGGTGGAGGAGGGGCTCGCCTTCCCCGTCCTCATCGGCCGCCCGGCCGTGGTGGAGCAGCGCCTCGAGCGCTTCGGCCTGTCGATCAAGGCCGGCAAGGATTTCGAGCTGATCGACCCGCAGTCCGACCCGCGCTACCGCGACTATGTCGCGACCTATCACGACCGAACGGGGCGCAAGGGCGTGACGCCGGATGCGGCGCGCACCATCATCCGCACCTCCACCTCCGCCATCGCGGCGACCGCCCTGGAGCGGGGCGATGCCGATGCGATGATCTGCGGCGTCGAGGGGCGCTTCAACACGCACCTGCGGCATATCCGCCAGGTGATCGGCCTCAAGGCCGGCGCCCGGGGCCTTGCGGCCCTGTCGCTGCTGATCACGTCCACGGGGCCGCTGTTCCTTGCCGACACCCATGTCACCGTCGAGCCGACGGCTGCGGAGCTCGCGGACATGGCCTGCACGGCGGCCGAACATGTCCGGCGCTTCGGCCTCGAGCCGAAGATCGCGCTGGTCTCCCATTCGGAGTTCGGCAGCTACGACGACGAGCATGTCGAGCGGCTTCAGGCGGCCCTCAAGCTGATCTGGGAGAAGGCGCCGGACCTCGAGGTTGACGGCGAAATGCACGCCGATTCCGCGCTTCTGCCGGAACTGCGCGAGCGCGTCTTCCCGAAATCGCGGCTCAAGGGCGTGGCCAACGTGCTGATCATGCCGAACATGTCGGCCGCCAACGTCGCCTTCCAGGTGATCAAGGTTCTGGCCGATGCGCTGCCCGTCGGGCCAATCCTCGTCGGCCAGGCGCGCCCGGCCCATATCGTCACCCCCTCGGTGACCGCCCGCGGCGTCGTCAACATGACGGCGCTCGCCGTGGTCGAGGCGCAGGAGCGCGCCGAGGAAGCCGGCCGCTGATCGATCCCCCCTGCAAAGGCAGCGGGAGCAGTACGGGACGCGGCGGTCTCAGGATACCGCCGTCATGCGTGTATGGATTTCCGTCTTTCGCGCGGTGGTTAGCATTGACCTCGCGTCAAGAAATATACCGTTAAGCCGGCCCTTCTACAGTCCTTCAAGTCTTACGCATCTCGGCCGCTGAATGCCGGGTTCGTGGCATTCGAAGGGATGATCGTGGGAACGGTCTCGGGGCGCAGAGGCCTGGTCTGGTTGGTAGCCGTGTTGTTGGCGGTCGCCACCCCCGTTGCCGCCTATATCGGTGCCCAGGTCTGGCTTGCCCGCAGCCTCACCGCCACGATCGATGCCCGGGCGGGGCTCGTTCTGGAGCGGATCGAGAATGCCCTCGAACGCGCGACCACCGCTCTGCGGGAAGCCCATACGCGCAATCTGTTCTCCTGCGGCGCATCCGAGAAGGAGGCGCTGCGCCTCCTCGTGTTCGAGTCGCCGATCCTCAAGGAACTCGCTGTGCTGGGGCCGGACGGTCGGCTCCTGTGCAACAACATCGGCAGCCTCGTGCAGATCTCGCCAGGCTCCACCGCCTATCCGACCCGCGAGCCGGGCCTCGATCTGGCGGTGGCCCTGACGCGCGGCCCCTACGGACGGGCGCTCCGCCTGCAACTGACCTCGCCCTCCGGCGACCGCCTCGGCGGGCTCATCGCCGTCGGCCTCTTCGTGCCCAATTCGGATATCCAGCGCTCCAATCTCGGCGTCGGCATCGACATCGAACTGGTTCCCGGCGGACGGCTGGTCAACATCCGTGGACCGGGCGCCGTGGCCGGCACTCCGGATGTCCGCGTCGTCAGGACGTCCGAGCGCTATCCGATCAAGATCGAGTACTATGCCTCCGAAGGGGCCTGGACCCAGCAGACGGGCTGGATCGCCACGGCCTCGGCCGGTGCCGGCGGGGGGCTCGGCCTGCTCATTGCCCTCCTCGTCCTGTTCGGCGGCCGCGAGCGCGGTCCCATGGCCGACATGCACCGCGCCCTGCGCAACGGCGAGTTCATCCCGCACTACCAGCCCATCATCGACCTCGACACCGGCCGAATCCTCGGCTGCGAAGTGCTGGTGCGCTGGCGCAAGCCCGACGGGCGCCTCATTCCGCCGGGAGCCTTCATCGGCGAGGCCGAGCGCACCGGCTTCATCTTCCCCATGACGCTTGCGGTCATGCGCCAGGCGGCAGCCGAGCTGGGCCCCACCTATTCGGCCCGGCCGGAGCTCAAATGCGGCTTCAACCTCTGCGCCGCCCATTTCCGCGACCAGACCATCGTCACCGATGTCGCGGCGATCTTCTCGCACTCGGACGTGGCGCTGTCGCAGGTGCTGCTGGAGGTCACCGAGCGCGATCCGCTGCCGGACATGGACGCGGCCCGCAAGATCATCGCCCGCTTCCAGGAGATGGGCGTGCGCGTGGCGCTCGACGATGTCGGCACCGGCCACGGCGGCATGAGCTACCTCCTGAAGCTGCGCGTCGACGTGATGAAGATCGACAAGCTCTTCATCGATGCGCTGGGCAGCGAGCGCCAGTCGACGGCCATCGTCGACAGCCTCATCGACCTCGCCGCCCACCTCAACATGGAGGTCGTCGCCGAGGGCGTGGAGACCTTCGACCAGGTGGAAGCGCTGCGCCGCCGCGGCGTCAGGGCCGCCCAGGGCTATGTCTTCGCCCCGCCGCTCCCCGGCTCGTCGTTCTGCCAGCTCGTCCAGGCCATGGAGCCCGTCGCCATGCCGCAGCCGCCGGTGCGCAAGGCGCTGCGGGGCTGAGGGCAGGGGGCTTCTCCCTCACTCGACAATTCGCGCCAGCATCGCCGGTCCGGTTGGCCACGCCCTCGCTGGCCTGCACCCTCGTCCAACGACGCAGCGAGGCTCGTTGTTCAACGACCCTTCGTCACGAGACGATCAGTTGGTGCTGGTCCGCCCCTCACCCTTCCCTCTCCCCGCAAGCGGGGAGAGGGGGCACCCAACGTCGCGGTCTGGCTGACGCCGGTTGTGCCTGGCGCTTGGCGACAGAAGGAATTGCGACGTCGACGTCACCCTCTCCCCGCTTGCGGGGAGAGGGAAGGGTGAGGGGCCGTCACGGCGCCACCGACAGCCGCCAGGGCCGCCACCCCATCGCTTGAATCGGAATCAGAACTTTCACCGGGCCTGCTAAGCCGCTGATCCGAATCACTCTTCGCCGCTGAATCGGAATCTCAACAGCAAGCGGCGGGCCTCAGCCGCCGCCGCGCCGGAGGTCGGCCTCGATCCGTAGGCCGGAGCCGCCGCCGAGCCGGGCGCGGTAGACCTGCACGTTCTCCATCACCCGCTGCACGTAGTTGCGCGTCTCGGAGAAGGGGATGCGCTCGACCCAGTCCACGGGGTCGACGCGGGGATCGCGCGGATCGCCGTATTTCTGGATCCACTCCCGCGCCCTGGCGCGGCCGGCATTGTAGGCGACGAAGGTGAGGATGTAGCTGCCGTTGAACTCGGCCGCGAGCTCGCCGAGATGCGCCGCGCCAAGGCGGGCATTGTAGGCGGGGTCGGAGGTGAGGCGGCCCTGGTCGAAGGGCAGGCCGTGGTTGCGCGCCGTCGCCCGCGCCGTCGCCGGCATGAGCTGCAGGAGGCCGCGCGCGCCGGCATGGCTGACGACGCGGGGATCGAAGGTCGATTCCTGCCGGGCGATGGCATAGACGACCGCGCGGTCGATCTCGGGGCCGACATGGGCGTAGGCCGGGATGCCCATGGTCGGGAAGGCCTGCTGGTCGAAGGGCAGGCCGCGATTGTTGGCGAGCTTGCCGAGGGTGAGCACGCCCTTGGCGTCACCCGCCCGCGCCGCCACCTCGGCGGCCGCGTGGAGGGTGCCCTGGTCGGCGGCGCGCTGGCCGAGATCGGCGAGGATGGCGCGGGCGAGGTCCTTCTCGTCGATGCGGTAGAGCATCTGCAGGGCGCGGGCATAGGCGCCGCTCGACGGCGTCGTATCCGCCGGCCGGCGGATCGGCAGGTCGGCAAGGCCGAGCTTCGCCCGGGCGAGCTGGCCGTAATAGTGCGTGGAGTGGCGCGCGGCCTCGGCGTAATGGGTCCGCGCTGCCGCCTGCGATCCCGCCGCGTCATGCGCCCGTCCGAGCCAGTACTGGGCCCGCGACTGCGACATCGGCGTCGTCGCCGCCTGCCGCGCCGCCTCAAAGTGCCGCATCGCCGTCGCCGTGTCGTTCAGGAAGCGCAGCGCCACCCATCCCGCATGGAACTCGGCATCGACCCGGCCTGGCCCTGACCGCACCGCATGGGTCGCCGCGACCTGGTAGGCCGAACGCGCCTCGCCGGCATCGAGCAGCTTGCGGACCATGGCGCGGCGCTCGGTCCACCAGTCATCGGCCGAACCGAGCACGGCCGGATCGCGCGGGGCGCTGACGAGGATCTGCGCGGCCTCGCCGGCGCGGTCCTCGCGGCGCAGCCACTGGGCGCGGGCGAAGAGATACGCGGGGTCGCGGTGCAACGAGGCCGGCACTTGGGCCAGCAACGTGCCGCCATTGGCCTGCTGCGCGCCGATGGCGAGGAAGGCCCGGGCGAGCGCCGGCTGGCCGCCGCCGAGCCGCTGGGCCGCCCGCATGGCCGTGGCGTTCTCGCCCTCGTGCAGCATGCGGTCGAGCCGCATCTTGTGGTCGCCGGCCGAGATCTGGCCGCCGAACTCGGCGAGCACCCGGTCCTCGACATCCGAGGACAGGTCATAGCCATGCCAGGTCTCGCGGATCAGGCGGACGGCGCGGGCCTGGTCGCCGCCGCGCTTCAGCGCGATGGCGAGCGCCACCCGGCCCTTGGCCGAGGTCGGCTGGCGATGGGCGAAGAACTGGCGCACCGTCGCCGCATCGGCATTGTTCTCGAGCAGCGAGCCCTCGGCGCGCATCCGGATGCGCTGGCTCGCCGGGAAGCTCGGATGGGCATCGAGGAAGCCCGACAGCCGGGCGAAGCCGACGGAATCGTTGGAGCGCAGGATCATCCACTCCGCCAGCGCCTTGGCGACGGGATCGCGGATCTGGTCGCGGGCGGCGGTGGCCTGCTCGACCCGGTTCGCCCGCGCCGCGGTCGCGACCTGCCGGAGCGCGCCGATCTCGGCCTCGCTCGCCGTGCCGCCCGCAGGCCGCCAGACCTGCTGGGCCGGCGAGATGGCGCCGGTCGTCTCCGGCGCCTCGGCGCTGGCGACGGCGACCGTGCCGGCCTGGTCGGCCGAGGCCTCGCTCTTGGCGCAGCCGCCGACGAGCAGCGACGACAGGGCGACGCCCGCCAGGAAACCGAGGCGCGGCACGAGGGGAGCGACAGGGGCCGGCGGCACGACGCCGAAAACACGAACGGGCATGGGCAAGGTCCGTCCTGATACGCAACGCGGAGCGGCCTCGTCCCACGGGACTGTGGCCTTGAAGAGGTGGTTATCAGGCCGTTTTCCTTGACGCTTCCTTGACGGCCCGGGGGCAAACCGGCCGGCGTGGTGAAGCAGGCGTTAACGATGCCGCGCCAGGAGCGGACTTGCAGAGCGTCACGCTCCGTGGTATCTAGGACAGTATTCCCATAAATGGGTCGATCGACGGTGTCGGCGCGCGGTCAGTCCCGCTTCAGCCATCCGGCCAGCATCGACATCACGCTGGCCGCGCGCCCGCGCTGCTCCCCCATCCCCCGCTGGTGATCCCTCAGCGCGTTGATCTCGTCATAGGCGACGACGGCATTGGCGGGCAGGGCGGCCGGGTCGAGGCTGAACCGGGCGGGGGCCGGAGGGCTGTCGATGGCGACGAGGTTTTCGGCGAGCCGCTCGCGGGCAAAGCGCATCGTCGCCATGCGGATCGCCGAGGGATGCTCGGCGAGGCGGCCGATGGTGGGGTTGGTGTTGATCTCGTAGATCTGCGGCCGGTCGCCGACGAGGCCGAAATCGGCGCGGCCATAGTCGATCCCGGCGAGATCGAAGACGCGGGTGAGGTGATCCTCGAATCGGTTGGAGCGGATGTCGGCGTCGTCGGCGCGGTAGGTCTCGTCGCCGACGAGGCCGGGCCGTCCCCATTTCACGTTCCACGTGTCCTCGGTCACCACATGGTCGAGATGGATGCGCCCGCCGATGCGATAGGCGCCCCAGCGTCGGAACAGGCCGGGCGCCACGGGCTCGGCGGCATATTCGATGACGAGGAGGCGGGCCAAGGGGTGGCCTTCCACCTGCAGCCGCTCCAGCGCCTCATCGAGGGCCGCCTGGTCGGGCAGGAGACCGGTCAGCGCCGGCTCATGAGTCGCTGCGATGCGGACGAAGACGGGAAACCGCGACGGGCGGGGGCAGCCATCGGCGGGATGGACGTCGAAATCGTTCAGCCCTGCTGCACGGAGGGCCCGCAGGAGGCCATAGCGGGTGCGGACACGGGCAGGATCGTTCAGAACCCGGAAGCCCGGCAGGGCCCTCATCTGGCGGAAGACCTGGGCGGCGAGGGCAAGCTCCCGCGAGGCGAGTCGCTCGATGTCGCAGAAAATGTAGGTCGCCGCCGGATGATCGCGTCCTGCGAACAGGGCCTCGTAGCTCACCGTGTCACAGGCGGGCAGCGGCGCACCGAAATCCGCATCGAGCGCGTCAACCGTGTAGCGATGGGCGGCCGTGACGACGAAACGGATCATGGAGCAAAAAGGGGGAACCGATGCGGCATTGCAATCGTCTTGACAGGTCAGGAGGTGACCGGGCACGTAAGCTTCCATTACGGCATCCTTTCTGCCCACGCCACGGGCCATCCTATTCCGGAGTTTCAACCATGACCGCCGAGACCCGCCGTATCGCCATCGACCTCTCGACCCTGCTGGGCCTGCGCAAGGCCGAGGGCGGAACCGGCCGTGATGGCCTCACGCCCCGTCGTGGAACCATGGTCGGCCAGAAGCCCGTTTCGCCTGCCATGGTCGGCCAGAAGCCTGCCAGCCCCGTGATGGTCGGCCAGAAGCCGGGCGCCCCCTTCACCAAGGCCTGAGGCGCCGGCCTCGCACCCGTGACGGACATCATCACCGCATCCTTCGCACCCAGCGGCGCGAATGGTGCTGCCCTGTCGGCGCGCCTGCGCGGCGAACTGACCCACAGCCTCGCGACCATTGCCGCCGGGCTCGGCCGCTCGCCGCCCGTGCTGCCGCCGGGCCGCCTGTCCGCCGCGGTCTATGCCCGCTATTTCGACCTGCTCCACGCCGTCATCGCCGATGACCCGGAGGCGGCGGGCCGGGCCTTGGACGCTGTCGAACAGGTGCTCCTGCAGCCGCCGCCGGCCTTCCTGCGCAGATGGAGCGATCTTGCGAGCGACGAGGCTGCGCTGTTTGACCGCCACATCAATGTCGATCCGACCACGCGGGTCGCTCTGGAGGCTCCGGCCCCCGGCAGCGCCGGTCAGGCCCGCGACGCCATCGGCGCGGCGCTGTCGCTCCTCGAAGCCGCCGCGCCCGAACTCGCCGCCGAGATTCGCGCCCTGATCGGCGAGATCGTGCTGGTGGCTGGCGGCGTCAACGAGAACAGCCTCTTCGACGGCGCCACGGCCTTCGCCTGCTGGGGCGCGCTTTTCCTCAATGCCGACGAGCATGGCGACCGGATCGAGGCGGTGGACGGGCTCGCCCATGAATCCGCCCATGCCCTGCTCTTCGGCCATACGCTCGGCCATCCGCTGGTGGAGAACGGTCCGGACGAGCGCCATGCCTCGCCGCTGCGGGCCGATCCGCGGCCGCTCGACGGCATCTATCACGCGACCTTCGTCTCGGCCCGGATGCACCATGCCCATGGCCGCATCCTCGCCTCGGGGCTTCTGTCGGCCGAGGAGGCGGCGCGGGCCCGCGATGGCCTCGCCAGCAGCCGCGCCGCCTTCGCCGATGGCCATGCGACGCTGCAGCGCCATGCCCGCATGACGCCGATCGGCGAAAAGCTCATGGCGGACGCCGCCGCGGCCATGGCAGCCGCCTGACACTGCCGCTCGCCGCGCGCGGGGTGATTCAGAACACCGCGTGGTCGCCGCGGTCGACCGCCGCCTCGCCGGCAACCAGCCGGGCATAGAAGTCGAACAGCGTCTCGGTCCCCGTCGACGGCGTCGCCTGTGCATCGTAGCGGCCGGTCGCCGGATCGAGCACCAGCATTGATTCCGTCGCGTAGTAGCGGCCGATACGGGCGAGTTCGGCCTTGTCGGCGAGGGAGGGTACGGCGCGGCCCAGCGTGCCGAGCCCCCAGATGATCGTGTCGAGCAGGGCGACCGGCACCTGCCGGAAGCGCGGGGCGCGCCCGAGGAGGCGAAACAGCTCCTCGCCCTGCTGGCGCGGCGTGATGGCCTCGCCCGGCCCGCCGATGGGCAGGATGCGGTTCTGGCGGCAGGGGTCGGTCAGGCATTCCGCGATGAAGCGCGCGAGGTCGTCGTCGCTGATCGGCTTGCAGGCGGTCAGCTGACCGTCGCCGAAGACCAGGAAGGGCTTGCCGGCGCGCAGCCGCTCGACCTGTCCCGACAGCGACTTGAAGAAGGCGGTCGGCCGGACGATCGACCAGGAGAGGCCGGAGGCCATGAGCTCGGCCTCGAAGGCGAGCTTGGCCTGCTGGAAGGCGAGAAGCGGCCTCTGCACGCAGATGGCGGAGAGGAGCACGACCTGGCCGACGCCGTGTTCGCGGGCCGCAGCCAGCGCCAGGGCATTGGCCCGATGGTCGATGGCCCAGGCATCCCGCGGCACGCCGGTGCGGGAGGCAAGGCAGGTGACGAGTGCATCGAAGCGCTCGCCGCCAAAGGCGTCCCGGGCGAGGGAGGCCGGGTCGGTCACGTCGCCGAAGCGCAGAATGGCTCCGGGGAGGAGGCTCGCCATGGCGTTGGCGTCCAGCGTCCTGCCAATGCCGGCGCGGGGCCGCAGGAAACAGACGACCTCGTGGCCATCCGCCACGAGTGCCCGGGCCGTGGCGCGGCCGATTGTGCCGGTGGCGCCGAGCAGCAGCACGCGCATCGGCCGCGTGGAGGGGGAGGGGGCCGGGAGAACAGGGTCCATCGGGGGCCGGTCGTGGGGACCGGGCGGCTGGAAGCCGCGGGTCCTGCGCTGCGTTGGCCTGACCCTACGACAGGGGCGAGGCCACGGCCAATCCGCCGCATGGGGCCGCCGCGGCGATCCCTTTGGGGCCCCGCAGCCATGCGGCTTGCCCTCCACCCTTGACGTTCAGGCCATCTCAAGGCTTTGTGGCCGGCCTTCGCGCGCGGGGCGACGCCCCGTGCCATCCGACCGTTCCGGAGTTCTCCGATGACCAACCTGTTCAAGGGATCGCTGCCCGCCCTCGTCACCCCGTTCAAGGACGGCAAGGTCGACGAGAAGGCTTTCCGCGCCCATGTGAACTGGGTGATCGACGAGGGCTCCCACGGCATCGTGCCGGTCGGCACCACCGGCGAGAGCCCGACCCTGACCCATGACGAGCACAAGCGCGTGGTCGAATGGGCGGTCGAGGAAGCCCGCGGCCGCGTTCCGGTGATGGCGGGCGCCGGCTCCAACAACACGGTCGAGGCGATCGAGTTCTCGAAGCATGCCGAGAAGGTTGGCGCCCAGGGCCTGCTGCATGTCACGCCCTACTACAATAAGCCGAGCCAGGAGGGCCTCTACCGCCACTTCAAGGCCATCGCCGAGGCGACCTCGCTGCCGATCTTCATCTACAACATCCCGCCGCGTTCGGTGGTGGAGATGTCGGTGGAGACCATGGCGCGCCTCGCCGAGATCAAGAACATCGTCGGCGTGAAGGACGCGACAATGAAGCTCGACCGCGTCTCGGCCCAGCGCCAGGCCTGCGGCAAGGACTTCATCCAGCTCTCCGGCGAGGACGGGACCGCGCTCGCCCACATGGCCCATGGCGGCCATGGCTGCATCTCGGTGACGGCCAATGTCGCCCCGCGCCTCTGCGCCGATTTCCAGAACGCCTGCCTCGCCGGCGACTTCGCCAAGGCGCTGGCGATCCAGGACAAGCTCTTCCCGCTGCACCAGGCGCTCTTCGTCGAGCCGAACCCGGCCCCGTCCAAGGCGGCGCTGAACCTGCTCGGACGGATGTCCGACGAGGTGCGTCTGCCGATGGTCCCGGCCTCCGCCGCCACCCGCGAGACGGTGAAGGCCGCGCTCGTCCATGCCGGCCTGATGAACTGACGGGGGCCGTCCGCAAGCGTCATGGCCCCGAAGAACGAGCCGAAGATCAAGGTCGTCGCCGAGAACCGGCGCGGCCGTTTCGACTACGAGATCCTCGACACGTTCGAGGCCGGCATCCAGCTGACCGGCACCGAGGTGAAGTCGCTGCGCGCCGCCAAGGCGACGATCGCCGAGAGCTATGCCGGGCC
This portion of the Phreatobacter oligotrophus genome encodes:
- a CDS encoding NAD(P)H-binding protein; this encodes MLGATGTIGRATARALVADGHEVVCFLRPRAGIGRTLDANAMASLLPGAILRFGDVTDPASLARDAFGGERFDALVTCLASRTGVPRDAWAIDHRANALALAAAREHGVGQVVLLSAICVQRPLLAFQQAKLAFEAELMASGLSWSIVRPTAFFKSLSGQVERLRAGKPFLVFGDGQLTACKPISDDDLARFIAECLTDPCRQNRILPIGGPGEAITPRQQGEELFRLLGRAPRFRQVPVALLDTIIWGLGTLGRAVPSLADKAELARIGRYYATESMLVLDPATGRYDAQATPSTGTETLFDFYARLVAGEAAVDRGDHAVF
- a CDS encoding lytic transglycosylase domain-containing protein, which codes for MPVRVFGVVPPAPVAPLVPRLGFLAGVALSSLLVGGCAKSEASADQAGTVAVASAEAPETTGAISPAQQVWRPAGGTASEAEIGALRQVATAARANRVEQATAARDQIRDPVAKALAEWMILRSNDSVGFARLSGFLDAHPSFPASQRIRMRAEGSLLENNADAATVRQFFAHRQPTSAKGRVALAIALKRGGDQARAVRLIRETWHGYDLSSDVEDRVLAEFGGQISAGDHKMRLDRMLHEGENATAMRAAQRLGGGQPALARAFLAIGAQQANGGTLLAQVPASLHRDPAYLFARAQWLRREDRAGEAAQILVSAPRDPAVLGSADDWWTERRAMVRKLLDAGEARSAYQVAATHAVRSGPGRVDAEFHAGWVALRFLNDTATAMRHFEAARQAATTPMSQSRAQYWLGRAHDAAGSQAAARTHYAEAARHSTHYYGQLARAKLGLADLPIRRPADTTPSSGAYARALQMLYRIDEKDLARAILADLGQRAADQGTLHAAAEVAARAGDAKGVLTLGKLANNRGLPFDQQAFPTMGIPAYAHVGPEIDRAVVYAIARQESTFDPRVVSHAGARGLLQLMPATARATARNHGLPFDQGRLTSDPAYNARLGAAHLGELAAEFNGSYILTFVAYNAGRARAREWIQKYGDPRDPRVDPVDWVERIPFSETRNYVQRVMENVQVYRARLGGGSGLRIEADLRRGGG
- a CDS encoding NADP-dependent malic enzyme; translation: MTKSITDDLKSGALVYHRLPRPGKLEIRATKPLANQRDLALAYSPGVAAACEAIVADPAQAAELTARANLVAVVSNGTAVLGLGDIGPLAGKPVMEGKAVLFKKFAGIDVFDIEIDAREVDRIVDVVAALEPTFGGINLEDIKAPECFEVEKRLRERMGIPVFHDDQHGTAIIVAAAVTNALELMGKSFGDVKIVASGAGAAAIACLNLLRELGAKTENIWVSDIEGVVYKGREKLMDPYKAVYAKDTNARTLGDIIGDADIFLGLSAAGVLKPDMVQRMAKGPLIMALANPNPEIMPEEARAARPDAMICTGRSDYPNQVNNVLCFPYIFRGALDCGATAINEAMKLAAVRAIAGLAREAPSDVVARAYGGEVGTFGAGNLIPSPFDPRLILRIAPAVARAAMETGVATRPITDFKAYEAELSRFVFRSGLLMKPVFDKARQNPKRVIYAEGEDERILRAAQVVVEEGLAFPVLIGRPAVVEQRLERFGLSIKAGKDFELIDPQSDPRYRDYVATYHDRTGRKGVTPDAARTIIRTSTSAIAATALERGDADAMICGVEGRFNTHLRHIRQVIGLKAGARGLAALSLLITSTGPLFLADTHVTVEPTAAELADMACTAAEHVRRFGLEPKIALVSHSEFGSYDDEHVERLQAALKLIWEKAPDLEVDGEMHADSALLPELRERVFPKSRLKGVANVLIMPNMSAANVAFQVIKVLADALPVGPILVGQARPAHIVTPSVTARGVVNMTALAVVEAQERAEEAGR
- a CDS encoding EAL domain-containing protein; translation: MLLAVATPVAAYIGAQVWLARSLTATIDARAGLVLERIENALERATTALREAHTRNLFSCGASEKEALRLLVFESPILKELAVLGPDGRLLCNNIGSLVQISPGSTAYPTREPGLDLAVALTRGPYGRALRLQLTSPSGDRLGGLIAVGLFVPNSDIQRSNLGVGIDIELVPGGRLVNIRGPGAVAGTPDVRVVRTSERYPIKIEYYASEGAWTQQTGWIATASAGAGGGLGLLIALLVLFGGRERGPMADMHRALRNGEFIPHYQPIIDLDTGRILGCEVLVRWRKPDGRLIPPGAFIGEAERTGFIFPMTLAVMRQAAAELGPTYSARPELKCGFNLCAAHFRDQTIVTDVAAIFSHSDVALSQVLLEVTERDPLPDMDAARKIIARFQEMGVRVALDDVGTGHGGMSYLLKLRVDVMKIDKLFIDALGSERQSTAIVDSLIDLAAHLNMEVVAEGVETFDQVEALRRRGVRAAQGYVFAPPLPGSSFCQLVQAMEPVAMPQPPVRKALRG
- the dapA gene encoding 4-hydroxy-tetrahydrodipicolinate synthase, which produces MTNLFKGSLPALVTPFKDGKVDEKAFRAHVNWVIDEGSHGIVPVGTTGESPTLTHDEHKRVVEWAVEEARGRVPVMAGAGSNNTVEAIEFSKHAEKVGAQGLLHVTPYYNKPSQEGLYRHFKAIAEATSLPIFIYNIPPRSVVEMSVETMARLAEIKNIVGVKDATMKLDRVSAQRQACGKDFIQLSGEDGTALAHMAHGGHGCISVTANVAPRLCADFQNACLAGDFAKALAIQDKLFPLHQALFVEPNPAPSKAALNLLGRMSDEVRLPMVPASAATRETVKAALVHAGLMN
- a CDS encoding aKG-HExxH-type peptide beta-hydroxylase — protein: MTDIITASFAPSGANGAALSARLRGELTHSLATIAAGLGRSPPVLPPGRLSAAVYARYFDLLHAVIADDPEAAGRALDAVEQVLLQPPPAFLRRWSDLASDEAALFDRHINVDPTTRVALEAPAPGSAGQARDAIGAALSLLEAAAPELAAEIRALIGEIVLVAGGVNENSLFDGATAFACWGALFLNADEHGDRIEAVDGLAHESAHALLFGHTLGHPLVENGPDERHASPLRADPRPLDGIYHATFVSARMHHAHGRILASGLLSAEEAARARDGLASSRAAFADGHATLQRHARMTPIGEKLMADAAAAMAAA